One window of the Flavobacteriaceae bacterium YJPT1-3 genome contains the following:
- a CDS encoding phosphoribosyltransferase family protein yields MLQALYNLFYPAFCLCCESALSRQDALLCTRCLHELPLTHFHHYNDDSIKKVLYGRVTLEYATALFHYSKKSAVQQLIHQLKYKGQEQVSAFLGEWLGNELKNEEAYQGIDLVIPVPLHPSKRRQRGYNQVSGFGQEIAKALKIDYREDVLVKKQATGAQALKARFNRSGTLLHTFEVPEVSSLAGKHLLLVDDLITTGATVEACARALSAIPDLRLSLATMAMAR; encoded by the coding sequence ATGCTGCAAGCGCTCTACAATCTCTTCTATCCGGCTTTCTGTTTGTGCTGCGAATCTGCGCTTTCCCGTCAGGATGCCCTGCTTTGTACACGCTGTCTGCACGAGCTGCCACTGACCCACTTCCATCACTACAACGATGATTCTATCAAAAAAGTATTGTACGGGCGGGTCACTCTCGAGTACGCCACTGCCTTATTTCATTACAGTAAGAAAAGTGCGGTGCAGCAATTGATCCATCAGCTCAAGTACAAGGGACAAGAGCAAGTAAGTGCTTTTTTGGGAGAATGGCTAGGGAATGAATTGAAAAATGAAGAGGCTTATCAGGGTATTGACCTGGTCATTCCGGTACCGCTGCACCCCTCAAAGCGGCGCCAAAGGGGCTACAATCAGGTCAGCGGTTTTGGTCAGGAGATCGCTAAAGCACTGAAAATCGATTACCGGGAGGATGTTTTGGTGAAGAAACAAGCCACCGGGGCTCAAGCGCTTAAGGCCCGTTTCAATCGAAGCGGAACGCTGCTCCATACCTTCGAGGTTCCCGAAGTATCCTCCTTAGCCGGAAAGCACCTCTTGCTTGTCGACGATCTGATCACCACCGGTGCTACAGTCGAGGCATGTGCCAGGGCGCTTAGCGCGATCCCGGATCTTCGCTTGAGCCTGGCTACCATGGCCATGGCTCGCTAG